The following nucleotide sequence is from Dromaius novaehollandiae isolate bDroNov1 chromosome Z, bDroNov1.hap1, whole genome shotgun sequence.
TCAGTGTTATGgatcactttttccttttttggaagaCAGGGATCCTTATATAGCTAGAGGGTGGGGTGTTAATTTGGGACTTTTTTAAGCATCAGCAGAAGGCACCTATAGCCTGGGATGACCCTCTTTTTCTTGTCTTGCAAGGAGAAGCagttaaatacagaataaattcTTTCCAGAGTGGTCTTTGCTACAACTCCTGACATTTCCTTGACCACAGGTGGTGGATAAAGCAGTCTGGGTCCTTTTGTGACAGATcagggggtgtgtgtgggtggggTGGTCTCGATCATATGAAGAGTCTGCCTGGTCTCCTATGTACCTGGATAGTCAGTAAGAAATGagaggaaggacaggccagctgCTAAGGGCTCCTGTCTTTCTCCACAGAAGACAGAAGAAGGCTAAGACAACACCCTGACACTAGCTACCTGCAAGGTGTTCAGGATGTGAAGGACCAGACAGACAAGACACATAAGCCCAAACCACTGACACACTCCATGAGTTTGCAAATTAGACTGAGATTGTctttacagaatttaaaaaagcTAGGTTGGAGTGGGGGCAGGCCTTGCCCCAGGACCACCTGGGACTGGGCTGCTCTTTGTGGGGGTGAGCAGTGGAGCATGGACAAATCATTCCATGACCATTCTCTGAGATGCATGACTAAACACCCTGTGTGGGAGAGCCTGGTGACAGACAGCAGGAAGTATGTCTGGGCTCCTCCCTGACCAGTACATCTGTATGCCACCAAGAACCCTTGTCACAAAGAGGAGGGTACCCTGAACTGCTGCATGAGACAAAACACAGCAGCTGTAAGGGCTGTGTGCTGGCGGGCAAGGAGTTTGGCACCCACATCCTGGCAGCCCTGCCTGTGAAGCAGCTGGTGAACAACCTGCACCAACTGGTGGTAGGTGCCCACCACATCTGCGAGCATGGCCACAAGCTCACTCTGCCTCTGCATGCACAGCTGGCAGTGTGTCACCTGGAAGCAGGCCACTGTCAACTGAACTAGGTCATCAAATGTCACTCTCAATGCACCCTGCAGCTCCTTAAGGGGTCGCTCTGTTTTCAGAAGCTCCTGGCAATCGGACAGCAGGTCCTGGGAGGCTGATTCAAGTGCACCCTTGCTCTCAGACCTATGCTCTGCACATCTCTCTTGCAGGTGGGTTGTCTGGTTGCCAGAGAGCTTTCCCACAACCTCCTGAAGCTCTGCGATGTAGGCTAGGAAGCAGGAGAAATCTCCAGGGCTCATCTGTGCTTGGTCCTTCAACTTGGTCAGGGCTTGGATGTGAGGGTCCAGCCATGCCCTGTCTCTCGCAGTAGCAACTAGGTAACTGTCCACAGGGGTGCCAGGAAGACTGTGGATGGTGGATGGTGGGGTGGTGAGGGGCCCCAAAGACatgctgtgcatagagatagtgTTCTCATGTTCCCCCTCTTCTTCAGGCCTGTGGAAGCAGCTGACATAGGACAGCTGACAGCTGCACTTGTCCATCCCAAGCTGGGGTGGAAATGTGTTCTTCATGGTGGAAAGACCCAGAGATCTGGTCATGATGTGACTGGGAGGTGTCTGCTCAACCTTCTTATAGttaaagcaaaggaaggagcGATTTGAAGCCCTTTGGTCTCCTGCTCTTTTCCCCAGAGACCCCAAAGGAACTGGGCCTGAGGGAAAGGCAAGCCCCAGAGATGGAATTAGGGGACAGTCTTTCTCAAGCACTGTAGCTTCTTCTCTGGGAATAAGAGTCTGACTAGGCTGAGGTTGTTTATAATCcacattttctgtatcttttctcgGCTCTCCTTCATCTGGTCCCTGGTTGCTCACCAACTCTTTTTTAAAGGCTGGTACAGTTGAGGGTGTTTGTGTCTCCTTTCTGACAGCATCACCCCTGGGGCATCCACTGGTCATGTGAGCTGTCTCTTGAGAGTCCAAAAGCTCCAGTGGGTTGTCCACCCTCTCCCTAGATGGGTTGGGTGATGTGAAGTTTGTCTTGACCCCAAATGAGAGCCAGGAGAGGTGAGTTATAACCCCTGAAGTGCCACTGCAATCTGTTAACAGCTGGGTTACATTTGGAAAGCCCACATGATTTTTATTGTGCACTTTCCAGAAGGTTTCCTCACTTGTCTGTCTGGTTTTCACCTGAGACAAGCCTATGTCACTCTGGTTTTCAGCACAGTTGTCAaaatcaccttttctttcttcacagGGAGCCATGGCAAGCTCTCCACATGCTGCTTCTTTCCCTGCTGTGGGGAGCAGATTGAACTCCAAGGTCACACCGCAGGGAGATGTCATGGTGGTGCCAGAGGCTAAAGGAGAAATGGTACATTCATTAGAAGGGCAGGTCACTTCCTGGGTCTGAGATTTGACTTCATTGTTGACCTTGCAGTGGGCTTCCATCATCTCAGATGCCCCCTTCACCACTATTTGGGCTGGCTGGTCCCTACTGGTTTCATAATTGTCCTCACTTTGCCACCTAGTTTTTAACTCAATGCTGGGATCTTTTTTGGTGCCTCTGCTTTGTTTCCTGGGAAGGTGACCAGCTTCCTCCCACAACAGGAAGGGTGCATGTACAGGACTTGCAGGACTGAGGCCACTGTCCACACATACAGCAATGTCTGAGCTCTCTTCCCCATTCTGGTCACCCTGCAGGCAACcagctgaaatggaagaaaaaaacaagccagtCATTGGTTTTGTTTCCATGGTGTCAGGCTCCATTTCCATCAAATCAGCTGATGGGTTTTTGCTTGCAGTGTCTCTCtgggcctttgtatcagtgtgaGCTCCCACTTCAGTGTCCGTCTTGATGTTCTCTGAGGAAGGTAGGTCTGGAAGCTGAGTGAGGAGTGATGGATAGAGTGACcaactgcagcagctctgctgagagcaTGGTAAAGCTGATGGGAAAGTGACCTGTGAGGTGTAATCAGTTTTCAGGAAAGATCTCCTCTTCCTCAGGCTCTTAGCATAAGTCAGCTCCTTCTCCATTCTGTGTCTCTcccttgttgtctgccttgacacCAGGTTTTCCCCCAAGCTGTAACATCTTGGTTTCTTTAGGATGCAGGAGCCATTGTCTATACTGTTCCAGGATGTGAGGCTACAGCCTGCTGATAAGGACAGAACATGGGAGTCAGGAAGTGGCTCCAAGCAAGGGAATAATACAGGCATCTGTGCATGTGGCCAAAAGATCTTAACACAAGTCTTACAATTACAGACATGCATGTTTGGTATCAGAGAGTGGCTCCAAGTGCCAAAGGAAGGTGTCTCTTCTGTTGTGATCATGTATGTACTTGCAACTAGCTACATCAAAAAAAGGGAAGACTATGGACCTGTGACTACAAAGACTGAGATCCAGTATTATGAAGAGTAATATAGTCTCTCTCTTTGTTTGAATAGCTTACTGGGGTCACTTCATCTGACTTTGCAAACTGAAAAAGGTGTTATTAGTGGCAAGCTACAGAAAGCACTGGCCAACAGTTTCAGATTTACTAACCTTGAATGGAAACATTAACAGAAATTCCTAGCCTGGATATTTAGACAATAAAATACCTAGAGATTACAGTATTGTGCTTGAACATTGCATTGTTACTGTATGTGAACTCAGAAGCCAAAATTGTCTAAGTATATGAAATAGATTCTTAAGAAGTTCAGTTAAAGTTGAAAGAGCCAGTTATTTCAGAAGCAAGAATCCtctcatttctgagaaaaaataacTATCAGGGAACTGTTCAGCCACCGGACTTCTTGACCCAATTACATAACATACTCTCATCCCCAAATTATTTTTAGTGTCAGTTGGGTTGTGCATTGAGCTGTAAAACAGCTTCCAGCTCTTGAGTTAGGGTAGTGcctgaaagcagaaatattttccatagaGCTTCATGTTAGTGTAAGGGTACAGATATTTCCCATGTTCTATTTCACCACCCTTTCCAACAGCAAAGATTCAGTGTACACAGAAGGTTGCATAGGACTTGCTCATATAGCACAATGGCTTCAAGACTAGGCAGACCCATACATCATTATTCTGGAATTCCTGCAGAAACCTGGGGACTTTCCAGAATGCTAAActcatttgaaaactgatttttttctgggaCCAGTGCTTGAATGTTATGGAAAAACATCTCTGGAAAACTGCAGCTCTGACCCCTATTGAGCACCCACTACCAGCTTTGCAAGGTATACCTGCTGAAGGCTGGCTTGCAAAGTAGCTGTGTTTAAAGGTCCTTCAAAACTCTAGGGAAATCTATGAAAATCTAAAAGAGAAGATGGTCCCTCCTGTATGATTGACATAGTAAATAAGCACAGCCCTAGCACAATAAGTGGAGAGAAGGTGAGGACAGGGGATCACCTACAGGGGATCCATGAGAGTTTACCTGCCAGAGCATCTGGGGGGCTGAGTCTGTCTGCTGCATCGTAGAACTCATCCTCGGAGCTAGTGTCTCCAAAGCCTGGGGGAGGGTCCAGAATGAGATCGCTCACCTCTGCCATTTGATCTGATCTGCAGGATACACCCTCCTGGGCAGACACATCTTTCCAAGAACTTCTAGGGCTGTGATTGATGTTCCTCTCCACATTACCAGGAGGTGATATGTTGTAGCAAAGGCTGTAATAGTCCATGGCAAGTCTCTCAGCCAGGTTGGTCTCTAGCACAGATGCACCCATGTCCTCTCCTCTCAGCTCAGAGTGACTGTGTTCAGACCCAGGTTCTGCTGCTTGTGGTAcctgcaaaaagcagaagaagtTTCTGGCTTCTGTTTTGCTGGAGCCCCTTGCAGCACCAATGGGGAAGAAGCTCTTATCTGAGCTGTTCATCTCTTGCACTGTTGGCATATAGAAATGGAAGAACTCTGGCCTAGAAGAAGAACAAGCTTCCAGCTCGTCTTCCTCCAGTGCATCCATGGAGTCACTTGAGCCACTTGTCTTACACCCTCGGCTCTCAGTGTTAGCTGAATCTGAAGCTTCTGATGTGCTGTCTGTTGCATTGTCAGACTTGCTGCATTGTTCATCCCCTCCAGCTTGGGGCTTTATGCTGTCCTGCTCCAGGCTGTGGAGGtcttccagctcctcctcctcacacACAGGTTGGATACTGCCATATGGTGCACAATGCTCTGAGGAGGAATCTAGCTCCCAGGAGTCTTCAGAGTCACTGCAGGTTCTAGATTCATATCCTGAAATTTAAACATACGCATGAGCCTGCACTtagcagagcaaggagaaacagtCAGATGAGTCTGAACTTGGCTCTAGGGCAGAAACTCAAGGCCCCGGGAGCTCTGCCCTCATTGTTGCTCCACAGCCATCAACATGAAGAAACAGTCTGAAGTGCAGGGCTATAACCTGTAAGCTGGGGCTTGGTCCTTTCTTCTTGCTTTGTCTAATTTTACCACATAGCACATGCATGCATTTTGGAGAGACAGTGCCTCTCATGTCCTTCATTACAGCATCTCTTACATGAGTGGAGATAGAGAGGAAAGCCTAGGCCCAAAGCCTCTAAAGAGCTGAATGCTGTGTTTACGGAAGAGGACTGCATTGTTGCCTCACAGGCAGCCCCTAAATCCCTGCGCTCTCTTGATTTTGTGCCTAATCTGGGTGTTGGTAGCATCCAACATCTCCAGTTCTCCTATGCATATCACCAGTGATCAGCTCAGGGGTCTCAGCAAGAAGCCCTACCTCCCTAAGATCCCTCTAGGGCGACTGCACAGAGACAGGCTGACCTAGAGTGAAGCACACCTACCTAGCAGCTCAGTTGCCTCAAGCAGATCTCTGAAGGACCCTGTCTCTTGACGCAGGGAGCTTAAGAAAAACATCCAGCTAACCTGTTGTCTAAAGGCTCAGTCTGCAGCATCTGTTAGGTTGGAGTTATCCTGGCAATGGACAGGACATCATGCAAAACAGATACCACTGTCTCCTGTCTGGGAGAAGCCAGCAGAGGGAGGTGGTTCATGAAGTTGGAAACAGCACAAGGACTCAGTTACTGGTCTGCAGTTTCAATGATAGATACATCCTCCATTTCTTGGGAAGAGCAGACAAGTATTGCTGGCCTCCCTGTTGCTGCCCAATGTTTGGGTCTGATGGAAATCTGGCAGGGCCCACACCAAAGCTGACAGTCTCAATAGTAAGCAGACATCACTACACCCTCCAGGGCTACTGTCCTAGCATAAGGCTGTATTCCCAGGAGGGAATAGCATCTCCGCTACTAGAGAAACCACTCACTTACTCCCTACCCTTTGGCAAAAAGATGGCTGGTTTTTTACCTTCTTCAGCTGACATACGGTGCAgttgctgttttttctccccccaagTAAATATGGAGACATTTGCATCCACGAACAGCCTGTAATACCCGTTGATGAGGCAGACAAGATCTTTTGCACTGTTTGATTCCAACAGCAGAGTCAGCAGCTTTTGTTGgatggagagaggaagaaagaaaaccacaatAACATTAAAACAGACAAACACTGTTTGTGCTGCAATCTGTAGGAGTGTGCTGCACACTAAAAAGACATTCTCTGCCTTCCATACTGCCCTCATTACAGAGCACTCTGTTAATGCATGAGGCACAgagaaagaatacattttttttgttgcattttgttttttgaaatgccTGGTCAATGAAGGACAGCAGGAGGAATCATTTTTCTTCCATCATTTTATGTTCTTCCTACTAGCTTTCCCTTCTGAGTCTGTTCTAAATCTTTACTACTAATGACACTTTTAGCTGAAGTgttagattttgaaaaaaaatggtgAGAATGACTTTCCCTTGTTCTCTGGCCCTGACAGAGCCACACTCTGGCCATCATGAAACCACCATTACCTTCAGATCCTGCAAGTAGATTTTCACCATGCTCACTTTCTCAGACTCCTCCGTAAGCTCCAGCCTGCTGATGTTTGCAAACTCTGCCAGACTTGTTATGATGTTGAGCTTATTATTGATAATCTGGCTCACCCCGTACTTGGCCCCAACCAGCAAGGCAACGTATGATTCTCTGTCCTGTAGCTGTAGGGGGAGAGGTTAAATCAAACTTCAGCTGAAATGTCAGCAGGAACTTGTTCACCTGGGTTGTACCAGGACTCCTTAGTCATCTGTTATTGTATGGTATCTTTTAACACAGGAATCCTATTACAATTGAACTGTAAACAGCTGCAAAGGGGAGCTCCTCATTTCTTATAGGTCATCTTGTCCTGGTGTGTCTTTCCTCTGACTCGGGGACTGCCAATTTCCCTGTGCCCCCAAGACACATGGCCCAAGGAGGGGCAGCAGGCACAGACACTGTATTAGAGATAAGCCCAGGTCTACGGAAAATTGCAGCAAAGCCtgcaatttgtttcttttcagcaaaATTCACTGACAGACTATTTCAGCTGGCCTCTTTCCTCCCAGTATATACTGTTTTATCCTGGCCCAAGAGACTCTGACAATAATCTGTGATGGTAGATGCAGTGTGACCACCACAGAGCGCAGCAGTCACAGGAGGCACAGGACTTGGATGGAAGCACATATGAGGCACTATAGCATAATTCACAGTCAGACTATTTTggctctctgcctttttttttttttttaaagaaatgccaaCATTTTCTGTTAGgatcagacatttaaaaaataaactaatttaaCTGCCAAATAATttagcagaaatatttcattttccacaCAAGTGTAAACATAGACATTATTGTAATGCATCAGTAAGGCCCTCCTCTGATATAGTGCAGTTGCACTGCTCAGCTCTCTGTACAAAGCAGCCTGTGATCCCCAGTTTAGCAGGGGATCCACATGGTGACAGGTAGAAAACCAAGAGACTCTTGTGAAAAGAGCAGTGTTCTTTTTTAACAGACAGGTTTAATCATCTTGGTCAATATCTTTTCTTAATGGTTTTTAAACCACTCTGAGATCTCTGAAGTCctttaaaatgtacaaaatatGGACAGAGCTCACCTGAGAAATAAGATCCacatattttaattagaaaataacaCATAGTTATCAGGTAAATTGGTATGTTATTGACTTTAATGGAGCTATGCAGATTTAACCTAGCAAGGAACCTGATCAATATTTACCATGATGTCTCAAGATGAAGTACCAATAGTATGCCCGGAGCTTGCTGAAACACCATCAGCAGAGGTAATGTTACATTTTCTATAAGCATCACAGCAAAGACAGGAGAGAAGACACAGTAACAGATCACTAGTTTTACATCAACAGAcaacttagaaaaatatttagacaTTTCTGCTTTACATAGGGTTTGCTTTGGTCAAGAGATGATCTTATCCACAGGTGAAGAAAAAGGGTTAAAACTGCTTCTAGTGCCCAGTCTTTCCAGTTACTGTTCAAGTACAGTGCTGTGAGAGCTACACAGAGCAGATAGTGAGACACCATACCAAAACCCAATAAGACAGAAAAACAGCACTCATACCATCAGGGTGGCATTAAAGATCTTCCCATTGTACATCTTCAGGTCTCCCAGTATCTGCAGGTAGCTCAGGCGAACTTTGACTGCCGCAAGCATATgcttatttttgcaaaagaagaaatactgtttaGAAACACCACAGACAAATAGTGTTTGCCAGGTATCCTATAGGCTAGAGGATTCAGGAAAGGTTATTTCCATATAGGACTTGGTATCTAGTTTGGTTCAGGTATGCAATAGATTTGTACAGGATTGTACCGCATTGCAGCATTTACTGTCTGGCAACTTCACAAGCAAACTGCAGCAGCACGCACTACACATGGAGATTGGGGTGTGTGGGCTGCAGGAAAGGTTAGAAGaggaaaaggtaaagaaaaacaaatggtcATACAGAGGTGAGACCCACACAGGAAAGAAATCTCCTCTCTGGACCTGAAACATGCTGCTGGCACTCAGGGAGGAACCGCAAAGCTGTATCATACACACTACCTTCTGCCGAGGATCCAGTAGGACCTGGTTCCGCTTCATGTGGTAGCTGATAGCTTTTTTGATATCTTTGCCTCTCATGTTTCGGAGCAAAGTTGGTGAGATGAAGTTTTCAATTCCCCAGTCCTTCCTGCCAGAAAGACAGGGAAGAGAGCAAAGAGAGTTCCAGCTGTGCTGCCTCACAACAATGACAGAACTTGTAGAAGGAAAGTCTGCCAGGGACACGGAAGGACAGAGACACCACCTCTGGCTCAGGGAGTTCTGAGTGCCAGGGTGCTGTAGGATCATTCTGAAGCATCACAGAACATGATTTGCTTTGCTCACATTCTCTTCTCTCTGCATCTGCATCTGACTGGGAGATGGGTTTGGATGAACGTATAGTCTCACCCAGAATGACTGTTTTTACGTGCTTATACAGCAGATAATCTACATCCTCAGTCAGCATAATGGTCCTGTCTGTCCTTACTACCCAGAGAATGAAAACTCCATCTTTACATCCACTTTACTTTGCTTACCCGATTATCACATTTTAATATATCTGCTTTCCCAGACCCCAAAATATGGACCAACTGTTTTGCTGAAGAATTTATCCAGCCCAAGCACCAACTACCTCAAAGAATACTGCAGAGTTGTCTCTTATTACTTCTCACTCTCCACTAACTGCATGTGGTTGGGCATGTCTTACTGTAAACAATGAATCAGTGATGCTGCATGGGCTGGCTGAGGCTCAGCAGTGCTGTTACATCAGCACTACAGCACAAATGCCTATTACTTAATGACTGGCCCATCACAAGTTCTTAAAGCAGGATTGTTCTTTCAAGCAAGTGTGATCTAACAGTAGTGATATGCTGCACAGTGCATGTGCTGCATTTAAAgcactttctgtattttttccagatCTCATTACTTCACAGGTCCTATTAATTGTACTGAAATTAGATTTCTGAGATAATGCTTGTCGATGAAGAGATGTGAAGTGCTGAATATGCAAAGGTGATGATTAATCTCTCCCAGAACTACAGAAT
It contains:
- the FRMPD1 gene encoding FERM and PDZ domain-containing protein 1; protein product: MEDLETNLVQTRKARGIEQMVAKWLHRSRSSAPRGRASVTDISSDGSGQPASRVKLTVTIYKDLVHHHYGFEICPSLPLTIASVTAGSTADGKLLPGDQILLINTTAVEDISIDHAADIIRQAGDELLLTVLRCTSGGPKSSFLTAEKRARLKSNPVKVRFAEEVLVNGHSQGNSLLCMPNVLKVYLENGQTKAFRFETSTTVKDIVLTLKEKLSIRSIAHFALALEEQYNIAKIYLLHDDELIEQVVQKRESHDYRCLFRVCFIPKDPLDLLQEDPVAFEYLYLQSCSDVLQERFAVEMKCSVALRLAALHIQERIYACAQPQKVSLKYIEKDWGIENFISPTLLRNMRGKDIKKAISYHMKRNQVLLDPRQKHMLAAVKVRLSYLQILGDLKMYNGKIFNATLMLQDRESYVALLVGAKYGVSQIINNKLNIITSLAEFANISRLELTEESEKVSMVKIYLQDLKLLTLLLESNSAKDLVCLINGYYRLFVDANVSIFTWGEKKQQLHRMSAEEGYESRTCSDSEDSWELDSSSEHCAPYGSIQPVCEEEELEDLHSLEQDSIKPQAGGDEQCSKSDNATDSTSEASDSANTESRGCKTSGSSDSMDALEEDELEACSSSRPEFFHFYMPTVQEMNSSDKSFFPIGAARGSSKTEARNFFCFLQVPQAAEPGSEHSHSELRGEDMGASVLETNLAERLAMDYYSLCYNISPPGNVERNINHSPRSSWKDVSAQEGVSCRSDQMAEVSDLILDPPPGFGDTSSEDEFYDAADRLSPPDALAAGCSLTSWNSIDNGSCILKKPRCYSLGENLVSRQTTRERHRMEKELTYAKSLRKRRSFLKTDYTSQVTFPSALPCSQQSCCSWSLYPSLLTQLPDLPSSENIKTDTEVGAHTDTKAQRDTASKNPSADLMEMEPDTMETKPMTGLFFSSISAGCLQGDQNGEESSDIAVCVDSGLSPASPVHAPFLLWEEAGHLPRKQSRGTKKDPSIELKTRWQSEDNYETSRDQPAQIVVKGASEMMEAHCKVNNEVKSQTQEVTCPSNECTISPLASGTTMTSPCGVTLEFNLLPTAGKEAACGELAMAPCEERKGDFDNCAENQSDIGLSQVKTRQTSEETFWKVHNKNHVGFPNVTQLLTDCSGTSGVITHLSWLSFGVKTNFTSPNPSRERVDNPLELLDSQETAHMTSGCPRGDAVRKETQTPSTVPAFKKELVSNQGPDEGEPRKDTENVDYKQPQPSQTLIPREEATVLEKDCPLIPSLGLAFPSGPVPLGSLGKRAGDQRASNRSFLCFNYKKVEQTPPSHIMTRSLGLSTMKNTFPPQLGMDKCSCQLSYVSCFHRPEEEGEHENTISMHSMSLGPLTTPPSTIHSLPGTPVDSYLVATARDRAWLDPHIQALTKLKDQAQMSPGDFSCFLAYIAELQEVVGKLSGNQTTHLQERCAEHRSESKGALESASQDLLSDCQELLKTERPLKELQGALRVTFDDLVQLTVACFQVTHCQLCMQRQSELVAMLADVVGTYHQLVQVVHQLLHRQGCQDVGAKLLARQHTALTAAVFCLMQQFRVPSSL